One window of the Staphylococcus equorum genome contains the following:
- the pstB gene encoding phosphate ABC transporter ATP-binding protein PstB, translating to MNKQIIDNNDTNDTLKSHTDRNDSPIATIEPNHSENKIPDSQKKIVYSTKNLDLWYGENHALKNINLDILENNVTAIIGPSGCGKSTYIKALNRMVELVPSVKTAGKIMYRDKNIFDNKYSVEKLRTNVGMVFQQPNPFPKSIYDNITYGPKIHGIKNKKVLDEIVEKSLRGAAIWDELKDDLDKNAYSLSGGQQQRVCIARTLAIEPDVILMDEPTSALDPISTLKIEELVQELKEQYSIIIVTHNMQQAARVSDKTAFFLNGYVNEYDDTDKIFSNPADKQTEDYISGRFG from the coding sequence ATGAATAAACAAATTATAGATAATAACGATACGAACGATACATTAAAATCACATACTGACCGTAATGACTCACCAATAGCAACTATTGAGCCAAATCATTCAGAGAATAAAATTCCAGATAGCCAAAAGAAAATTGTCTATTCAACTAAAAATCTTGATTTATGGTATGGAGAAAATCATGCTTTAAAAAATATTAATTTAGATATTTTAGAAAATAATGTAACAGCAATTATTGGACCTTCAGGTTGTGGTAAGTCAACATATATTAAAGCATTAAATCGTATGGTTGAACTTGTGCCATCTGTTAAAACTGCTGGTAAAATAATGTATCGTGATAAAAATATTTTCGATAATAAATATTCAGTTGAAAAATTGAGAACAAATGTAGGTATGGTATTCCAACAACCAAATCCATTCCCTAAATCAATTTATGACAATATCACTTATGGTCCTAAAATCCATGGTATTAAAAACAAAAAAGTCTTAGATGAAATTGTTGAAAAATCTCTACGTGGCGCTGCAATTTGGGATGAATTAAAAGATGACTTAGACAAAAATGCTTATAGTTTATCTGGTGGACAACAACAACGTGTTTGTATTGCTCGTACGTTAGCTATTGAACCAGATGTTATATTGATGGATGAGCCAACATCAGCTTTAGATCCAATATCAACATTAAAAATTGAAGAACTTGTTCAAGAGCTTAAAGAACAATATTCAATCATTATTGTTACACATAATATGCAACAAGCTGCTCGTGTTTCTGATAAAACTGCTTTCTTCCTTAACGGCTATGTTAATGAATACGACGACACTGATAAGATCTTCTCCAATCCTGCAGATAAGCAAACTGAAGATTATATCTCAGGTCGCTTCGGTTAA
- the phoU gene encoding phosphate signaling complex protein PhoU: MATIRHKYEGQLDGLIKDLRRLGLYVYRNIEFGLTSLSEEDRNYARQTIAKDKEINEQETAINEKVVLLITKQQPIATDLRLMMAALKIATDFERIGDNAASIAKIRLRAKIIDEYVLTRLNTMGKLALLMLKDLDDAVNDNDITLIKEIIDRDKDIDDIYKNIVNTTYLIDNDPFVAGQAHLAARHLERIGDHICNIAENIYFFITGERYESYNK, translated from the coding sequence ATGGCAACAATTAGACATAAATATGAAGGCCAACTAGACGGACTTATTAAAGATCTACGTCGACTTGGTCTTTATGTATATCGTAATATAGAATTTGGACTAACGTCGTTAAGTGAAGAAGATCGTAATTATGCTAGACAAACAATAGCTAAGGATAAAGAAATCAATGAGCAAGAAACTGCAATTAATGAAAAAGTAGTCCTGCTTATCACTAAGCAACAGCCGATTGCTACTGATTTACGTTTAATGATGGCTGCTTTAAAAATTGCTACTGATTTTGAACGTATAGGCGACAATGCAGCAAGTATAGCGAAAATTAGATTACGTGCAAAAATTATTGACGAATATGTACTGACGAGACTTAACACTATGGGCAAACTTGCACTCTTAATGTTAAAAGACTTAGATGATGCAGTTAATGATAATGATATTACCTTAATAAAAGAAATCATTGATCGCGATAAAGATATTGATGATATCTATAAAAATATTGTAAACACAACTTATTTAATAGATAACGATCCTTTCGTTGCAGGTCAAGCACATTTAGCTGCAAGACATTTAGAACGTATTGGAGATCACATTTGCAATATAGCAGAAAACATTTATTTCTTTATTACAGGTGAACGTTATGAATCCTATAATAAATAA
- the pepF gene encoding oligoendopeptidase F: MAETLPFRNNVPIEETWDVTDLFSSDDAFYNTLNDTLEQAKAFNQQYAEQLIEVNIVEDALDAYSELLIQLDRMANYAELRLSVDTANEHAQTLSAKLSTSYGKIASELSFVVSEILELSDQTLEQLIQTSKYPHFLTKLKANKAHQLTPEVEKVLASLSPTFESAFELYGTTKMLDIEFEPFEYNQQTYPLDYATFENEYEDNPNEAFRRISFKHFSNALSKYQHTTAATYNMQVQQEKIEADLRGYDSVIDYLLQEQEVTRDMFNRQIDVIMSDLAPIMQKYAKLVKRVHGLDVMHFEDLKVSIDPNYEPEISIEDSKQYIYGALNVLGEDYLEMVEAAYKERWIDFAQNKGKETGAYCASPYASHSYVFISWTGKMTETFVLAHELGHAGHFTLAQAHQNYLESEASMYFVEAPSTMNEMLMANYLFKNSNDAKFKRWVTGSIISRTYYHNMVTHLLEAAFQREVYNKVDQGESLTAPVLNDIMLDVYSQFFGDSVKLTEGTELTWMRQPHYYMGLYSYTYSAGLTIGTVMSQRIQNEGQPAVDAWLDTLKAGGSKSPVDLAEIAGIDIRTEQPLKSTIGYIGKLVDELETLTEEIENK; this comes from the coding sequence ATGGCTGAAACACTACCATTTAGAAATAATGTTCCAATTGAAGAAACATGGGACGTAACTGACTTATTTAGTTCTGATGATGCATTTTATAACACACTGAATGATACATTGGAACAAGCTAAGGCATTTAATCAACAATATGCAGAGCAATTAATTGAAGTGAATATTGTTGAAGATGCACTGGATGCATATTCTGAACTATTAATTCAATTAGATAGAATGGCAAATTATGCTGAGTTAAGATTGAGTGTTGATACAGCTAATGAACATGCACAGACATTAAGCGCAAAATTGTCTACATCTTATGGAAAAATCGCTAGTGAACTTTCATTTGTAGTTTCAGAAATATTAGAGCTATCTGATCAAACACTTGAACAACTTATTCAAACATCAAAGTATCCCCATTTTTTAACGAAATTAAAAGCGAATAAGGCACATCAATTAACTCCAGAAGTTGAAAAAGTATTAGCAAGTTTGTCCCCTACTTTTGAGAGCGCATTTGAACTTTATGGAACTACAAAAATGTTGGATATTGAATTTGAACCATTTGAATATAATCAACAAACATATCCTTTAGATTATGCTACTTTTGAGAATGAATATGAAGATAACCCAAATGAAGCATTTAGAAGAATAAGTTTCAAACATTTTAGTAATGCATTAAGTAAGTACCAACATACGACAGCAGCGACATATAATATGCAAGTGCAACAAGAGAAAATCGAAGCAGATTTAAGAGGATATGATTCTGTTATTGATTATTTACTACAAGAGCAAGAAGTGACGCGAGACATGTTTAACAGACAAATTGATGTGATTATGAGTGATTTAGCACCTATTATGCAAAAATATGCGAAATTAGTTAAACGTGTCCATGGCTTAGATGTAATGCATTTTGAAGATTTAAAGGTTTCTATTGATCCAAACTACGAGCCAGAAATTTCAATTGAAGATTCTAAACAATATATTTATGGTGCTTTAAATGTACTTGGTGAAGATTATTTAGAAATGGTTGAAGCTGCTTATAAAGAGAGATGGATAGATTTTGCGCAAAACAAAGGTAAAGAAACAGGTGCTTATTGTGCGAGTCCCTATGCTTCACACTCATATGTTTTTATATCATGGACTGGTAAAATGACTGAAACTTTCGTGTTAGCGCATGAATTAGGTCATGCGGGCCACTTTACATTAGCACAAGCGCATCAAAATTATTTAGAATCAGAAGCTTCGATGTACTTTGTAGAAGCACCTTCTACTATGAATGAAATGCTTATGGCGAACTACTTATTTAAAAATAGTAATGATGCTAAATTTAAACGTTGGGTAACAGGTTCTATTATTTCAAGAACATATTACCATAATATGGTTACACATTTACTTGAAGCTGCTTTCCAACGTGAAGTTTACAATAAAGTCGATCAAGGAGAATCATTGACTGCACCAGTACTTAATGACATTATGCTTGATGTCTATAGTCAATTCTTTGGAGACAGCGTGAAACTTACGGAAGGTACAGAGCTAACTTGGATGAGACAACCACACTATTATATGGGATTATACTCTTACACGTATTCAGCTGGCTTAACGATTGGTACAGTGATGTCTCAACGCATTCAAAATGAAGGACAACCAGCTGTTGATGCTTGGTTAGATACCTTAAAAGCTGGAGGTAGTAAATCACCAGTAGATTTAGCTGAAATTGCAGGTATTGATATCCGAACTGAACAACCATTAAAATCAACAATTGGCTATATTGGCAAACTTGTTGATGAATTAGAAACACTGACTGAGGAAATTGAAAATAAATAG
- a CDS encoding HdeD family acid-resistance protein — translation MQERSRIKWSSLVIGVIFLIIGVFILSFPEENLFAITWLIGLLFIINGFLEIFVRRVMKKTDKNASTIVLVLGVINIILGLLILFNIVTSTTFIVYLFAIWFIINALFNMFTVTPLEKSNKGFHIVSVILNIITVVFGIILLFNPLMAAILVAIFMSAVFFIIGITYIIKALS, via the coding sequence ATGCAGGAACGTTCCCGAATCAAATGGTCGAGTTTAGTGATTGGCGTCATTTTTCTAATTATTGGCGTGTTTATTTTAAGTTTTCCTGAAGAAAACTTATTTGCTATTACATGGCTCATAGGTCTACTATTTATTATTAACGGTTTTTTAGAAATTTTCGTTCGTCGTGTAATGAAAAAAACAGATAAAAATGCCTCAACCATAGTACTTGTACTTGGTGTAATTAATATTATTTTAGGGTTATTGATTTTATTTAATATCGTTACAAGTACGACATTTATTGTTTATTTATTTGCTATTTGGTTTATTATTAATGCGTTATTTAATATGTTTACGGTAACGCCACTTGAAAAATCAAATAAAGGTTTTCATATTGTATCGGTTATTTTGAACATTATTACCGTTGTTTTCGGTATTATTTTACTGTTCAATCCACTTATGGCGGCAATTTTAGTTGCTATCTTCATGAGTGCGGTATTCTTTATTATTGGTATAACTTATATCATTAAAGCATTATCTTAA
- a CDS encoding aminoacyltransferase: protein MKFTELTVKEYDNFVQNPALESHYFQVKENIATREEDGFQVVLLGLKDDDNQVIAASLFSKIPTMGSYVYYSNRGPVMDYNDLGLVDFYLRELDHYLQHHNCLYVKMDPYWIYKIYDKDINPLPEPDKNDALVNLFKSHGYTHHGFTTEYDTSSQVRWMGVLNLDGQTPASLKKQFDSQRKRNINKAINFGVKVRLLNRDEFGLFLDLYRETEKRAGFVSKTDEYFYNFIDNYGDKALIPLAYIDLNEYIENTQESINDKESRRDQIMQNENKTDKQLKKITELDKQIEHDKKELMHASELRLTDGAILNLAAGVYFANAYEVNYFSGGSSEKYNQYMGPYMMHWYMLNYCFDNGYGRYNFYGLSGDFTENSEDYGVYRFKRGFNVQIEELIGDFYKPIKKTKYWLFNTLNNVRKKVKK, encoded by the coding sequence ATGAAATTTACAGAGTTAACCGTCAAAGAGTATGACAATTTTGTACAAAACCCGGCATTAGAGAGTCATTACTTTCAAGTAAAAGAAAATATTGCAACAAGAGAAGAAGATGGATTTCAAGTTGTACTATTAGGCTTAAAAGATGACGACAATCAGGTTATTGCTGCTAGTCTTTTCTCTAAAATTCCTACAATGGGAAGCTATGTTTATTATTCTAATCGTGGTCCAGTTATGGATTACAATGATTTAGGTTTAGTAGATTTCTATTTACGTGAATTAGATCATTATCTTCAACACCATAATTGTTTATATGTCAAAATGGACCCGTACTGGATCTATAAAATATACGATAAAGATATCAATCCATTGCCAGAACCAGATAAGAATGACGCATTAGTCAACTTATTTAAATCTCATGGGTATACACATCACGGCTTTACGACTGAATATGATACATCTAGCCAAGTAAGATGGATGGGTGTATTGAACTTAGATGGACAAACACCAGCTTCTCTAAAAAAACAATTTGATAGCCAAAGAAAACGTAATATCAATAAAGCAATCAATTTTGGTGTTAAAGTTAGGTTGTTAAATAGAGATGAATTCGGTCTTTTCTTAGATCTTTATCGAGAAACTGAAAAGCGTGCTGGCTTCGTATCTAAAACAGATGAATATTTCTATAATTTTATTGATAACTATGGTGATAAAGCTTTAATACCTTTAGCATATATAGACTTAAATGAATATATTGAAAATACACAAGAGAGTATTAATGATAAAGAATCACGTAGAGATCAAATCATGCAGAATGAAAATAAAACAGATAAACAGTTGAAGAAAATTACAGAACTGGATAAACAAATAGAGCATGATAAAAAAGAGTTAATGCATGCAAGTGAATTAAGATTAACAGATGGTGCTATATTAAATTTAGCTGCTGGTGTTTATTTTGCAAATGCATATGAAGTAAACTACTTCTCTGGTGGTTCATCAGAAAAATATAATCAATATATGGGACCTTATATGATGCATTGGTACATGTTGAACTATTGTTTTGACAATGGTTATGGTCGCTACAATTTCTATGGTTTATCAGGCGATTTCACTGAAAATAGTGAAGATTACGGAGTATATCGCTTTAAACGTGGATTTAATGTGCAAATTGAAGAATTAATCGGCGATTTTTATAAACCAATTAAGAAAACAAAATATTGGTTATTTAATACGTTGAATAATGTTAGAAAAAAAGTTAAAAAATAG
- a CDS encoding aminoacyltransferase, with the protein MKFTNLTAKEFGTFTDNMPNSHFTQMVGNYELKIAESTETHLVGIKNNENEVIAACLLTAVPVMKFYKYFYTNRGPVIDFENKELVHYFFNELTKYVKKHKGLHLRVDPYLAYQYRNHDGEVLENAGHDWFFDKMKQLGYKHQGFLTGFDPILQIRYHSVLDLAGKTAKDVLNGMDSLRKRNTKKVQKNGVKVRFLEEDELPIFRSFMEDTSESKEFDDREDSFYYNRLRYYKNRILVPLAYMDFDEYIEELKAERDVLSKDINKAIKDIEKRPENKKAYNKRDNLEQQLIANQQKIEEAQSLQAEHGNELPISAAYFIINPYEVVYYAGGTSNEFRHFAGSYAIQWKMINYAIDNNIDRYNFYGISGNFTEDAEDAGVVKFKKGFNAEVVEYVGDFVKPINKPMYKIYTTLKKLKDIKK; encoded by the coding sequence ATGAAATTTACGAATTTAACTGCTAAAGAGTTCGGTACATTTACAGATAATATGCCAAATAGTCATTTCACACAAATGGTAGGAAACTACGAATTGAAAATTGCAGAAAGTACAGAAACGCACTTAGTTGGTATTAAAAACAATGAAAACGAAGTCATTGCAGCATGTTTACTTACTGCAGTACCAGTAATGAAGTTTTATAAATATTTTTATACAAACAGAGGACCTGTTATAGATTTTGAAAATAAAGAACTTGTTCATTACTTCTTTAATGAATTAACTAAATATGTTAAAAAACATAAAGGTTTACATTTAAGAGTTGATCCTTATTTAGCTTATCAATATCGTAACCATGACGGAGAAGTGTTAGAAAATGCTGGTCATGACTGGTTTTTCGACAAAATGAAACAATTAGGATACAAACACCAAGGATTTTTAACTGGCTTTGATCCAATTCTTCAAATTAGATACCATTCAGTATTAGATTTAGCAGGTAAAACAGCTAAAGATGTACTTAACGGTATGGATAGTCTACGTAAACGTAATACAAAAAAAGTTCAGAAGAATGGTGTTAAAGTAAGATTCTTAGAAGAAGACGAATTACCAATCTTCCGCTCGTTTATGGAAGATACATCTGAATCAAAAGAATTTGATGATAGGGAAGATAGCTTTTATTATAATAGATTGAGATATTATAAGAATCGTATCTTGGTTCCATTAGCTTATATGGACTTCGATGAGTATATCGAAGAATTAAAAGCAGAGCGTGATGTCTTAAGTAAAGATATTAACAAAGCGATTAAAGATATAGAAAAGCGACCTGAAAATAAAAAGGCTTATAATAAACGAGATAATTTAGAACAACAGCTTATTGCAAATCAACAAAAAATAGAAGAAGCGCAATCATTACAGGCTGAACACGGTAATGAATTACCAATTTCTGCAGCTTACTTTATTATTAATCCCTATGAAGTGGTTTATTATGCAGGTGGTACTTCAAATGAATTTAGACACTTTGCTGGTAGTTATGCGATACAGTGGAAGATGATTAATTACGCTATTGACAATAATATAGATAGATATAACTTCTACGGTATCAGTGGTAATTTCACAGAAGATGCGGAAGATGCAGGCGTAGTGAAATTCAAAAAAGGATTTAATGCCGAAGTCGTAGAATACGTTGGAGATTTTGTAAAACCTATTAATAAGCCAATGTACAAAATTTATACGACATTAAAAAAACTAAAAGATATTAAGAAGTAG
- a CDS encoding type 1 glutamine amidotransferase domain-containing protein → MSKKVLFIITSVNQFEDGTPTGLWLEEASEPYNILTAANINVDIATINGGEVPLDPNSTQNGELNKYKAFVEQTKSASSIEDIDVSQYDAVYLPGGHGTVFDFAHNQKLASVLADFKADDKIIASVCHGPSAFVGAKDKKGNFLVKGVTLTAFTDEEERAMGFEDKVPFLTQSELENQGAQFVTQDNFTEHVETDNQFITGQNPQSSVVIGETLRDALN, encoded by the coding sequence TTGAGTAAAAAAGTCTTGTTTATCATAACAAGTGTAAACCAATTTGAAGATGGTACACCAACAGGATTATGGTTAGAAGAAGCAAGTGAACCTTATAATATATTAACAGCAGCAAACATTAATGTAGATATTGCTACAATAAATGGCGGGGAAGTCCCATTAGATCCCAATTCCACACAGAATGGTGAGCTTAATAAATATAAAGCATTTGTTGAGCAAACGAAATCAGCATCAAGTATAGAAGATATAGATGTGAGTCAATATGACGCTGTATATTTACCAGGAGGTCACGGCACTGTATTTGATTTTGCGCATAATCAGAAGTTAGCTTCAGTACTTGCTGACTTTAAAGCAGATGATAAAATTATTGCATCTGTATGTCACGGACCGAGTGCTTTTGTCGGTGCTAAAGATAAGAAAGGTAACTTCCTAGTGAAGGGTGTGACGTTAACTGCATTTACAGATGAAGAGGAACGTGCAATGGGCTTTGAGGACAAAGTACCTTTCTTAACTCAGTCAGAATTAGAAAACCAAGGTGCTCAATTTGTAACTCAAGACAACTTCACTGAACACGTAGAAACAGATAACCAATTTATTACTGGTCAAAATCCACAATCAAGCGTAGTAATAGGTGAAACATTACGAGACGCTTTAAATTAG
- the trpA gene encoding tryptophan synthase subunit alpha, whose product MRKLFIPYIMGNKSFIENLKTVSDAGADIVEVGVPFSDPVADGPVIMDAGSKAIEEGVNIQYILDQLTEHRDSISSKYVLMTYYNIINFYGEDAFFKACEKAGVYGLIIPDLPHELMQQLKERHPDRKVNIISLIAMTTSEERSNQIVQDAEGFIYTVTMNATTGENGKFHPELKDRIKHIKSMSNVPVVAGFGIRTPKHVSDIIEASDGVVIGSEIVKRLARDPKEDTVSYFNSIRSALDKKSE is encoded by the coding sequence ATGCGTAAACTATTCATTCCATATATTATGGGTAATAAATCTTTTATTGAAAATCTTAAAACCGTCAGTGATGCAGGCGCTGATATTGTTGAAGTAGGTGTGCCATTTTCAGACCCAGTGGCTGATGGACCAGTCATTATGGACGCTGGTAGCAAAGCTATAGAAGAAGGCGTCAATATTCAGTATATTTTAGATCAACTTACTGAACATCGTGACTCAATATCAAGTAAATATGTATTAATGACTTATTATAATATTATTAATTTTTATGGAGAAGATGCATTTTTTAAAGCTTGTGAAAAAGCAGGTGTCTACGGTTTAATCATTCCTGATTTGCCACATGAACTTATGCAACAATTAAAAGAACGTCATCCTGACAGAAAAGTGAATATTATTTCACTCATTGCTATGACGACATCTGAAGAACGTAGTAATCAAATCGTTCAAGATGCGGAAGGATTTATTTATACAGTAACAATGAATGCGACAACAGGAGAAAATGGTAAGTTCCATCCTGAACTTAAAGATAGAATTAAACATATAAAATCAATGTCCAATGTGCCGGTGGTTGCAGGATTTGGTATTCGTACACCAAAACATGTATCAGATATCATAGAAGCTTCTGATGGTGTGGTTATAGGGAGTGAAATTGTTAAACGATTAGCACGAGATCCAAAAGAAGACACAGTCAGCTATTTTAATTCTATTAGAAGTGCGCTCGATAAAAAAAGTGAATAA
- the trpB gene encoding tryptophan synthase subunit beta: protein MNKNIQTEADEFGFFGAYGGQYVPETLMPAIQELKQAYQEAKADPKFQEELDGYLKDYVGRETPLTYADSYTEALGGAKIYLKREDLNHTGAHKINNALGQALLAKRMGKNKLVAETGAGQHGVASATVAALFDMELVVFMGEEDIKRQSLNVFRMELLGAKVESVTEGQGTLSDAVNKALQYWVSHVDDTHYLLGSALGPDPFPTIVRDLQKIIGTEIKAQIQEKEGRLPDAIVACVGGGSNAIGTFYPFVQDDVKLYGVEAAGEGYDTDRHALAINKGKEGVLHGTKMYLIQDENGQIQQAHSISAGLDYPGVGPEHSYYHDIGRVKFATASDKQAMDALVRFTKAEGIIPAIESAHALSYVETLAPTMGKDEILVVTVSGRGDKDMETIRNYMKEGGDSNA, encoded by the coding sequence ATGAATAAAAACATACAAACAGAAGCAGATGAATTTGGTTTCTTCGGTGCTTATGGTGGTCAATACGTACCAGAAACGTTAATGCCAGCAATTCAAGAATTGAAACAAGCTTATCAAGAAGCCAAAGCAGACCCTAAATTTCAAGAAGAATTAGATGGTTACCTTAAAGACTATGTTGGTCGTGAAACACCATTGACATATGCTGATTCATATACAGAAGCCCTTGGTGGCGCCAAAATTTATTTAAAACGTGAAGATTTAAATCACACTGGTGCGCATAAAATAAACAATGCATTAGGCCAAGCACTATTAGCCAAAAGAATGGGTAAAAATAAACTTGTTGCTGAAACAGGCGCGGGTCAACATGGTGTTGCGAGTGCGACGGTTGCTGCATTATTTGATATGGAATTGGTAGTATTTATGGGTGAAGAAGATATTAAAAGACAATCGTTAAACGTATTTAGAATGGAATTATTAGGTGCGAAAGTTGAATCTGTAACTGAAGGTCAAGGGACGTTATCAGACGCTGTTAATAAAGCATTACAATACTGGGTAAGCCATGTAGATGATACGCATTATTTATTAGGTTCAGCTTTAGGACCAGATCCATTTCCAACTATTGTAAGAGATTTACAAAAAATCATCGGTACAGAAATCAAAGCACAAATTCAAGAAAAAGAAGGGCGTTTACCAGATGCAATTGTAGCTTGTGTTGGTGGTGGATCTAATGCCATTGGTACATTCTATCCATTCGTTCAAGATGATGTGAAATTATATGGCGTAGAAGCTGCAGGTGAAGGTTATGATACAGATAGACATGCACTAGCGATTAACAAAGGTAAAGAAGGCGTATTACACGGTACTAAAATGTATCTCATTCAAGATGAAAATGGTCAAATTCAACAAGCACATTCCATATCTGCAGGTTTAGATTATCCTGGTGTTGGACCAGAACATTCGTATTATCACGATATAGGTAGAGTGAAGTTTGCAACTGCAAGTGATAAACAAGCGATGGATGCTTTAGTTAGATTTACAAAAGCTGAAGGTATTATTCCAGCTATAGAAAGTGCACACGCATTAAGCTATGTAGAAACGTTAGCACCAACGATGGGCAAAGATGAAATTCTTGTTGTTACAGTTTCGGGACGTGGCGATAAAGATATGGAAACGATTAGAAATTATATGAAAGAAGGCGGTGATTCTAATGCGTAA
- a CDS encoding phosphoribosylanthranilate isomerase, which yields MKLKFCGFRTLADVNKAKDLNIDAMGFIHFPKSKRYVDIPTIKQLTEVIPDDKEKVVIVVNPDYDTITNLITQTQISTIQLHGNEPLETVHFIKKSNPNIKVIKALPATDQQTLTTAIDYYKDNVDMFIIDTPSKSYGGTGKVYDWEMLKTLNDVNYLIAGGMNYDNIQAVTSLDLEHQGYDIASGIETNNEKDMEKMAAIIKLVKGAN from the coding sequence ATGAAGTTAAAGTTTTGTGGCTTCCGCACATTAGCCGATGTAAACAAAGCAAAAGACTTAAATATTGATGCAATGGGGTTTATTCATTTTCCAAAGAGTAAAAGATATGTTGATATTCCAACCATTAAACAATTGACTGAAGTTATACCTGACGATAAAGAAAAAGTAGTCATCGTTGTTAATCCAGATTATGACACGATTACCAATTTGATAACGCAGACGCAGATTTCAACAATTCAACTCCATGGTAATGAACCGTTAGAAACTGTACATTTTATTAAAAAAAGTAATCCGAACATTAAAGTTATCAAAGCCTTACCCGCAACAGACCAACAAACATTAACGACAGCTATTGATTATTATAAAGATAATGTAGATATGTTTATTATTGATACACCATCGAAGTCTTATGGTGGTACAGGTAAAGTATATGATTGGGAAATGTTAAAAACACTCAACGATGTTAACTATTTAATCGCAGGCGGTATGAATTACGACAATATACAAGCTGTAACATCTTTAGATTTAGAACATCAAGGCTATGATATCGCTAGTGGCATAGAAACAAATAATGAAAAAGATATGGAAAAAATGGCAGCAATTATTAAACTCGTAAAAGGAGCAAATTAA
- the trpC gene encoding indole-3-glycerol phosphate synthase TrpC has translation MTILDEIVTYKRGLLEQGYYEDKLSTLEAVDISHKKTFQSQLDDSNQLGVIAEIKSKSPTLDGLPARDLAQQVKDYEAHGANAVSILTDEHYFGGSYERLQALTTETSLPVLCKDFVVDPIQIDVAKKAGASIILLIVNVLTDPELRELYQYATSQNLEVLVEVHDKEELARAYKLDPKIIGVNNRDLKRFITDVLHTNEILEDKKTGYYYISESGIKDEQDVQNIVDSGIDGLLIGESLMKCDDLSQFLPGLKLDKVQR, from the coding sequence ATGACTATATTGGATGAGATTGTAACATATAAAAGAGGTTTACTAGAGCAAGGCTATTATGAAGATAAGTTATCAACACTAGAAGCAGTGGATATTTCACATAAAAAAACATTCCAATCACAATTAGACGATTCAAATCAACTTGGGGTAATTGCTGAAATTAAATCTAAAAGTCCAACACTTGATGGATTACCAGCAAGAGACTTAGCGCAACAAGTGAAAGATTATGAAGCGCATGGCGCGAATGCAGTTTCTATATTAACTGATGAACACTATTTTGGTGGTAGCTATGAACGTTTACAAGCATTGACAACAGAAACATCATTACCAGTATTGTGTAAAGATTTTGTAGTAGATCCTATTCAAATTGATGTTGCTAAAAAAGCAGGCGCTTCGATAATATTACTTATCGTTAACGTTTTAACTGACCCAGAATTAAGAGAACTATATCAATATGCTACATCGCAAAATTTAGAAGTGCTCGTAGAAGTTCATGATAAAGAAGAATTGGCACGTGCATATAAATTAGATCCGAAAATTATCGGCGTGAATAATAGAGATTTAAAGCGTTTCATTACAGATGTCTTGCATACAAATGAGATTTTAGAAGATAAAAAAACAGGTTATTACTATATTTCAGAAAGTGGTATCAAAGATGAGCAAGATGTTCAAAATATCGTTGATTCGGGTATAGATGGTTTATTAATTGGTGAATCATTAATGAAATGTGATGACTTAAGTCAATTCTTACCAGGTCTAAAATTAGACAAGGTACAACGATGA